Within Octopus sinensis unplaced genomic scaffold, ASM634580v1 Contig18751, whole genome shotgun sequence, the genomic segment TTTATCAAAAAGTATGCTTGGCCGGGTTTTCTGGGTTTGTCGGCGGAATTGTTGGCAATCCCGGAGATATGGTCAACGTCCGAATGCAGAATGACATGCGACTTCCTGTCAAAGACCGTCGAAAGTATTTTATTACTGTAGATCCCTAGCTACAAACATGTTTTTGATGGACTAGTTCGAGTATTAAGAGAAGAAGGAACTTTTAAGGTATTTAATGGAGTAACCATGACTTCAACCCGCGGTTTATTTATTACAATTGGCCAAATCTCAATTTATGAACAAGTGAAGGAAATGCttctcaaaacaaaatattttaacgacaatactctccttcattttattAGCAGTTTCGTGGCGGTAGTTCATTTGGATTATTGTAGGGAGCAGTGGCAACGGTAATCTGCCAACCTATCGATGTAATGAAGACTCGAATGATGAACTCTAATTACTCAGTATTGCAGATTTATTAATGTTTAAGtctctatttgaatgttttaagGACGTGGGCCGTGATGGGGTTAGTGGATTCTTTAAGGTTAAGTATCCTTTCACGTGACGTAAATACAGGGGTTTACTCCGGCATTCGTCAGACTCGGCCCTCAGACAATCATGACTTTCTTAATTTACGAACAACTTGTTAGTAAATTTGGTAAAACTGTTGTGGAATGTTCtccttaaaaatatttaatgtattctttttaataaatattttttaatatttttgctatTAAATTTACTTTATAATTGGTTGCCTAGCCATTGATAAGGACAACTAAAGTTCTAGAAGACTACTAGTGAGCAAATATTCCGTAGATTTACTGGAAGATACTTTGGTTTAACGAAGGGTCTTTGGGGTTAATATAATTTTGTCTAAAATCCTTAAATTAGAAATAGTTTGTTCCTGAAATAAATTTCCAAATTAGTGTTCAATGAATTACCTAAAATCACACTATTTTTAAATTTGACGTAAAATGACTTGGTTTCTTACAATTAACATAATTAGTTCATTAATTTTGACAAGTAGTTgctgaataataattattttagttgAAATGCTTTCCATGTTTATTCCCACAATAATGAATGTGCATAGACAGTATCGTATAGTACAGTCAGAAACAGACCAAAAAATTAGAGAAATCAATGGAGAATATATCGCCGTACTTAACGTCGGAAATTATTCAGAAGTAAACCTTATTCGGGACgaaattaattttatcaaataCTGGGCCTCCTATTGGTCTCCGATTACATCTCAAAAATTTCATATGGGAACAAACATTGATAAAATCAGTCATTTTCCCACTGGaaatgatatttttattgttagAATGTTATCATCAGCTAGTACTCCACATAATGtgagaatatttatttctcataCGAATTTTTTATTTAATGGGGAACTTAATGTCACGGGAGAAGTAAATGTTAAATTCAAAAATTTGGAAGATTAGTCACTGTAATCTGTAAGAGAAATTGCATCAAGTTATTATAATTTAGTTCTTCAATGATTGAGAAATTATCAAGTTTTCATTGAGCAATAgtctgaaaatttttttctatGAGAGATTTATTCTATGAACAGTTATAATAAATCATTTTTGTCTAACGATTTACGGATGGTTGGTTTTGCTCTCTCTGGACAAATTATTCTCATCGAGGTATTCACAGAATATAATCCGacctcctaattttttttttatttttttaatgaatcaggccattttattattaaaaaggttttagacgagctgtctCGTCAACTTTGTTATCCTTAAAAGCTATTTGTGAGTCTATTGATTCGTCCAACCCAGGAGAGTGGATGTCATCTCTTTTGAACTATGTCAAAGATCGTCTCAAGCGAGTACCTAGGGGAGGGTGGCCACTTATGGCCAGctattttaattctaaatttggTAAGAAAAAATCGATATTCGAATTGAAAAAACTTGCTACTACTTTCCGCGGAAATAATGAAATCACCAAAACTGGACATAATATGAATAGAAAATTACCTGATTTGACACTGTACaacaaaatttttgaagaattattaattcaaattgatcaaaataaatcaataccaATCGAAGAAAGGAAGCAAACAAGAAAGATTCAATCTCAGCATGTAAATCATGAAGTGAttgaaatgattaataaagccctAATTGAATACACGTCGAATAACATTCCTGCAAGTATTGAGGATATTTCGTCTTTGATATACTCAGCACAATGTGTATATCAACAGATATCAAGTAAATTGACATTCAAGTCGAATTGGAAAcaaaaaatccaaaataaaaTTGAATCTTTGATGGAGAATGATCGGTTAATATCAAAGCATTTTATGTCCACCACTAAAGATGAGGAACGGAAGAAAGCAGTAGACATTCTCTGCTCCTACAATTATAAGAAGTCTAAAAGGGGGGAGTTTGAGAGAATATCGTCTACAATAAATGATCAAATCAAAATTCTAAACAAAAAGTTATCAGTTTCAGATTCAAGAAGGCAATATGGAATAGATAATAGAAACTTCGAGTTGAACAGAAGATCGTTCTACAGAAAGCTGAATCCCAATTCTGATAACAAACAAATTGCTGGTTTTGACTCGTCTGAGTGTCTCAAGTTTTGGGGTGATGTTTGGAAGAAAAGGGATAAAACTGATTTGGGCCTTGGAGTGAACAAAAGAGTAACTGGAGTGGAAGATAATGCACCTGACGTTAGCGACGAGTTTATATCAAACTTAATTGAGTACCTTCCTAATTGGAAGGCTCCGGGATGTGATGCTGTGTACAATTTCTTTATCAAAAAGCTGGACTCTCTTCACAAATTTCTTTTCCAAGAGATCAGAAATATTATTAATGGTGTCAGTCAACCACAAGGATGGTTTTACACtggaattacatttttaatcccAAAGAAAGCAAACTCTGTTGATCCGAAGGACCTTAGACCAATTACATGCATGCCGTGCTTATATAAATTGGTCACAAAATGTGTGAACGAAAAAATCGCTGTATATGCTGATACTTACGATCTGATAACGGAGTTCCAGTTGGGATCTAAACGCCATTGCCAAGGAGCAAAGGAATTAGCGCTTCTAAATAGACGCGTTAATGAAGTTTATGGAAACAAATTATTATGTGCATGGATCGACGTAAAGAAAGCTTTTGACTCAGTGAGTCACgaatttctttttgaagtttTGGAAAACTCAGGACTACCTAAATGGATAACGAAATTTATGATGTCAATAATTCCTAACTGGAGAGTGTCGTTAAGATTAGGAAAAGAGCTGCTTGGAACAGTTAATATTGATCGTGGTATACtccaaggtgactcactgtcaccacagtTATTTGTATTGGTCTTGGATCCATTAAGCAGgattttatctttaaaatatcCGAGTATGTCAATCAATACTGGTGAAGACAAGTCCTTAACCTTTTCTACCAATCATTTTCTATTCATCGATGATTTGAAGCTTTTTGCTCAGAAGGAAGAGACACTGGCACGCATGATGGAGGATGTGAACATTTACTTTAAACTGGCTGGTTTGGAGAAGAATTTTGAGAAATCAGCGACAAATTGTTATTTGTTGAGGAATGAAGCTACATTAATGGATGGACTAGATAGCTATCGCTATCTGGGGGTGCTAGAAGACAGATGCAGTAATGTTCTTAAAGAGGATGTactcaaaaatattaaagaagaaatgCAAAAGCGTATTGGAAGACTATCGGAAACTAAACTAAATGCAGTCAATCTATTTAGAGCAATTAATGAGCATGCTCTATCGCTGATTAACTATTATATCGGTCTACTCAATCTGGAACCATCTTGTTTCGAAGAAATGGACAAGTTTGTCAGAAAGCTGTTGGCTGATTTGAAAATTCACATGAAGCCAGCCTGTAAAGAAAGACTGTATCTGCCAAGAGATACACTTGGAAGGGGACTTGTATCAGTTGCCTTTAAGGCGGAAAAAATGCTGTTGGACTTCAAAACCAATTTGGAAAGGCGAAAGTTAATCTCCTTGAGAAAAGCAGCAATTTTGTGGGCCGAACAGAAAAGGAAAACCCATATGGCCACAATCACAGAATTCCTGCATTGTAAATATGGAACAACCACACTCGATGAGATTGCTAAATCACTACGTGACTTGCAGATAGAGTCACTGTTGCTtagtattaaaaagaaaaggttGCATTCGAAGCTATTTGAGTCGCTTGAGAATAATACTTTTGATATCCCAACATCTTCAACATGGCTAAAGAAAGGGAATATATCTCCTAAATCTGAGGCAATGCTCTCTTTTCTTCAAGACAGAAACGTCTTTTTCAGAAACTCTGATGAAAAATGCCCACATTGTAAATCCTCGCCTAAAACCGTGGACCATCTTGCGACGCGATGCAGTAGAATGCTAAATTCAGATTATACCAGAAGGCATAACGAGATTGTGAGGTGTGTTCACATGCACTTGTGTCGGAGATTTGGAATGAAGAAGTCCAAGAGACTGAAAAACCACTCCGTGCAAAGTATAATGTCGAATAGCTCTGCGGAAATTCGGGTCGATACTACAATTCCAACTGaactaaaaatacaatataacaaGCCTGATATATTCCTGTATGACAAGAAGGAAAATTTGATATGGATCATTGAAGTGGGTGTTACCTCGATAGATAATTTGAAATCGGTGGAAGTggaaaaaatgcataaatacgACATTCTAGCCAGTGAATTACAATTAATTCACAAGGCTAAGGTAAAGATTGTACCGATTGTCCTCACGTGAGATGGGATAGTCTCTACATTCTTCAGAAAATATATGGACCTTCTTAAAATCAAAGAAAgtgtgcaagcatacatccaGACTGTTGGTTTgaaaaaaacaatggaaagcaTGATAGTAGAACACAAATTTGGCTTCGAAAATATGTCTACCTCAGGTAACTCATTTGACGAAGGACGGAAATCGGTGAAGAGACGGCGAGATTCTGTAGTTTCCGCCGATGAAGGAAACAACTCCGAAGTGGGAACAGATAGCGGGAAGAGGATTCCGAGAGTAAACTTGGCGGAGCAAACTAATATGGAAAAggaaagttaattagttaattaattaaatttcaaaattttcaattttcatagacgagctgtaaaaagcgcatataaTTAATTCGCAGCTGACGACATAATCGAATAGGCATTGCCGCGAACAACGGCCAAACCTATTCTTTGTCGAATACGGCCAAACCTCCTAATTGGAACACCAAGTGCCTCAAAAACAAGTGTTTTGTAAAAcagatttttaaatatcaaaaatcaattttggaaaataattaataaaatattattttattttacttacaattttattttcgaCAATTTTATAGTGCACCAAAATTTCCATAGTTTGTATCAATTTTCATTTTACTCTGACAAAATGACAGTCGGTAAAGAACACGAATAAGACATAAGTTCAAGAGATGTACGTCACCACctcaaccaaaaaaacaaaaaaacagtctACGGAGAGAATGTATAGAACACGCACAAGGGAGATTTAATTAACTTTATGTTTTTTCGAAAgtgctctcaataataataaaatgacagtCAAAAACAAAATGCCCCAAAATGCGGGGGTGCCCCACTCTTAGATTCTACCCTAATTCGGAGTCTGTACCAAGTAAATGATGTTCAAGAAATTATGGGTTTGTTTGTTCATTGTGGTTTTAATGCCCTTTTCAAAAACAATGAAATTCGACATTTTGTCAACATTGTTATCCTCTATTGACTCATCCAACCAAGGAGAGTGGATTTCGTCTCTTTTAAACTGTATTAAAGATCGTCTTAAACAGGTATTTAGTCGCGTGTTGTTAACTATGTTTTTTTGCCCAGCAAATTGAAACCTGCTGTTCATCTTTTGTTCATTCAGAGGTCAACTCTAAATGGCTATCTGTCTCTCTTAGCAAGTCAAAGCAAACTCCTCCAGGGTGATATGTCTGAAGCGGTGCGCATTGTTTCGTTAAACTCTTTTGTGGATCCTTAATGTGATACTGTTCTATACAAACTCCACAGGACACACCCTCTCAACCCTGCCGACATCTTTGTAATACCGCTAATAGATCAGGTTCCGCCTATCTCGATAACCTCGTCGAAAATCTCGGCCTTTCTTGGGTTTTTAGCGTCTACCAGCAGTGGTGTGATAGACGACTTAAAGCCCATTCATTTCCACGATCTCATGTCCTCGATAACCCACAAACCCGGAAGAGATCTGATATCTTAAATCACTCGCCTTTGTTCCCATGTTGCTTCGAGCGCAATTCCAGCTGCCGCCAGAGAGCTTTTCTCTGCAGGGTTCATTGCCTTGTCGAAAGCTGATGATGGCGTGAAGCTTATCGCGTTTGGTAACGTCTTCAGGAGACTTCTGTCAAAATAATGTCCCGCAGAGTGGTCCCCATCCTGAGTTCAGAGTTCCTTCCGTACCAGTACGGTGTCGATATCAAAGGTGCATGTAAAATTCTTGCGCACGGCACTCGCCAACTTTTCCACTCAAAGTCCGAATACTGCAAGTTCATCTTAAAGCTGGGACGTTAGTAACGCTTTTAACTGCGTTCTCCCGGGCCACCTGCTCAAAGTGGTCTCAGTCCGTCGCCCAGAGCTCTTCTCAATtgttaaattgaaatatttctctCCAAACTGCCTTTTGAATCACGACCAAATTATTGTATCTGAATGTGGTATTTAGCAGGGTGACCTACTGGGCCCACTGCTGTTAGCCCCCTCTGTTGACAATATTGCACGCAACCTTTTTCCCAATGTTAACTTCTGTTACCTGAAGTAACGATCGGGGGACCCACAGAAGTTGTTATGGAGGACGTTAATTGAATCACTTCTGTAAGCTTACCTCACAGCTAGCTTTGTCTTCCtgaaaaatttctttttgttccGAGACCTTCGTTCTTCCCCACTGATTTCTTATTTAGAATCGACAATTTACTCCACAAATCCTTAATATACCATTTCAAAACAAGGTTCACTGGCGACATTTTTACCCGTGCCACCATACCTACGCATTTTGAGAAGATCGAAATTTGCTCTTGTAGGGACCTGGCCCTGTCTTgctatctttctttcatttcggCTTCCAGGAATTCTTTTTTCTCAGTTTTATTTCTCTCTCGAACCCAAAAAGCGTTCGGAATACCCATCCGTCTGCCGTGTTTGATGCTCACTTAGCCATGGTTTTTTTGCGACTCTTTAGTGCAGGTAAAATGGGATTCaaaagtttttaaatataaaaaaattgagcAAATTATTTGCCGTTAGGTTGTTTCTAAAGCAAGTTTACTTTTAATGCAAACCCAACAGGGCTTGAGTGTGAATGGAAAATGCAAAGCATCATTGCATCATCCACTTATTGTATACGGCAGCTGGCCTTTTTGGAAAATGATAAAATCTGCTTCCTTTTTTTATCTAGATGTCAAAAATGCATTGAATTCTACTTGACGAGATCATATCTCAGAATCTGTCCGTCTTTGCCTTCCCTTATTATATCCCATTGTGAATCTATCATATGCCTCCCCAAGTTGTCTCCTATTTGCTGGTACCGTTATTGTATcattttaactttatttataaGTAAAGACATCGATATTAGGGAATCCAATGAATATCTATACCATTTTCAAGttaatttgtcaaaaaaaaatttgtcaatTATGAACTTAAATTTGTTAATTACAAACTTCAAATATCATCTGCAAAACTCAAATTTACCATTTTGAAATTCAATTTtgcattttatcaaaatattagaATAGAATAGTATTTATTgaccgaaaagaaaagaaaaacaaggaagaaatcattaacggggagataaaaacaagacaccgaagtgtctctttccatgcgtaTCCCCAATTGTAGTCATAGTTGACAACGATTCTCCAAGACCATGAGTCTTTTAACcttccgtcaagttgtactccGTAAACCAATTTCATAGCGAAACGTCTTGTCTTTTCCAACTGTTCGATCAGGTAGTCACTCTCCTCCGTACCGTACCAGCCCTCGTAGCCATATGTGAGGACTGGCTGCACAACGAGATGTATACGTGGATGTACGTTTCCGGATCCAGATGGAACCTGGTTAAGCTTTTGAGAATCctcacactcctctttctctgattTGCTATATGATCTGCGTACGAGCCACGACAATTGATGGTTGCTCCcaggtaataaagatttttgctTTTCGAGAGATCCATCACATAACTACTCATCGCATATGCACACGACTCCGCATAGCGACTCCCTCTCCGCAACCATGAAATGGTACTCTTCTCCGGTGCTAGGGTCAAACCCTTCTCTATAGTCCACATCTTTAGCTTTGCAATGTATGATTTAAGTCGTCTCCAAGACTGCGATATCCTTTTCGAGGTATCCATGACCAGGATATCGTCAGCATAGATGACGAGCTTGCCAACCAGGCTACGTGCGGGAAATCAGTCCAAACGCCAAAGTGACAAGCTTCCTAACTGCCTAGTCAATAGAGTTCAAAGAAACTCTATTTCTCTAATGCCTAAACATTTCAAAGGCTTTCGACAGCCATTGGTATCGGAACCTGTTGGATAGGGTACAAATCTGTAAGCCAACAGGAGAAGCTCTGAGTGCGGTGCTTCCTCTCGAACAGCAACTCATTTGTTTCTGAATCTGGCTTCCATACAAGAAACATCACGCTCCGAAAAGGGGGTGCTGCAAGGATCTTTTTTTAGTCCGCCTCTATTCAACTTGGTAATAAGCAGTTTCCCTTCACCATTCGACGACTTTCTTCCTATACGCTGACGAAGTTCTCGTCCTGGACATCTCAAAGGACACAAAAGCGTCGATAAACGGTTTTACAGTTACATTGAGGTGATAAAGTGGTGGTGCATCAATAAGCGACCCTGCTGGCCATGGAAAAATCGGCCTACCTCCAAATCAACGAAAGAAACTGAGCACATCAAAAACCTCGGCCCATGGTGAAAATTACTTGCCCTAACTGTTTACAGTACTTGGGAGTCACAATCGATGCTAAATAAGATAATTCTAAtgtgtcgcgagcgcagcgcgcgaccgagcgctagacgcgactttgacacctaacaagcctatcatcaacaaatatatttattaaattatttaaaattttaacatgatttaaaattaaaattgaaataacttaagttttccattgaatcccataaaataatttataagtagaccttaatagaaaaagtaaaatcaatgaatactgaacgctaatttggtttaggttgtgaggggggtaataatttgacagatctcattgctattttttcgttttaatctctaaaattaggtcttctaatcaaaaatgaactgtgcagacaggcttgctccttcagaagattcttgttttgacattttaataaattatgaagcatttagattttttctcattattctaaaatatcaattatgaattttaaaatattatttttatttatgaaatcggttttaaagctcattctgctttggcatcgattttaatttttgttatcgaatatatataatcccaaatacaagcctgggtatttgtcaatttatagattttttgattgatcggatctagaaattgagtggtcgctcgctgcgctcggtcgctcgctgcgctcgcgacataataaataatatattactcaTGATATAATTAAGTTAGTAATCTTTATGACCGATTCCATCACTTCTAAAATTTCTTTTGGAAACGTTTGTGGAGATAGTGCTTCTTGGTGGATAATACAATGTAGAGTAATCACTTCATAGTCAATTCTCTTTTTAATTAGCGTCAACGATTTtattaagagaaataaaatttgttttaaaatatcctACGACTGCACCAACAAGATTTTTACCACGGGTTTGACACAAGAAAATCATGGAGGGAATGGCCACTGAACATAGACATGGCAAGAGGGTTGACAACCATTAAGTTTCGAAGGAGACGAATAGTCTTATCGCTAGGAGAAAAGAACTGGGAATGTCAGTAAACCCATCAGAGGAGTTGATTCTCTTActacaataaaaaaagaagagatgTCAATACGTAAAATTTCAGCGAAGTAGCTCTCCTAAAAGAAGAAACATTAGAGTCCAACTAAAGATTATTAGAGTCTAATGGTTAGATTTTCGTATTTcttaataaacacacattttCAATTGGTCATGTTTTTTTTGAACAGACTGTATATGCTCGTGCATATATTCGTGCTCAGTTGAAAGATGTTTCTCTGAGATAAAAAAATTGGTGTTAAAAAAGAGGCTTTTCCTTTTTATGCCCCAAGCGACCCTCAATGGTTGCATTTATATCTCGCCGACATATTTGTTTCATAACCTATTTATCTTTACCCGTATCATTTTATAGTTGCATGAAAGCAGGGTTTATGGACTGCTATCTATATGGCCATAAGTAGTTTACTTTAAATTATAAGTAATAAAGCTCCCCTTCAACGAACTCTCTCTGGAGTTGCCGACTGCCGACCTTCTGGAATTCTGGACTGACCTACCCCTCCCGTCCGACATGTCTGTGCAACGGGAATGGGATGAAATCTGGGCCGCCGACTCGTTTTCGAAGATGAAACCAGAGCTAGACCAACACCGGCTAGCGTGCCTGCTTTCGGCAGCACACGAGCATAGTGGATCCTGGCTCGACGCTTACCCAACGTCATCGACGGGTTCGCTATTGGACAACGAAACACTGCGCATCGGGGTCGCTCTTCGGCTGGGGATCGATGTCTGCGCCTCTCATCCCTGTCGATGCGGAGGTACGGTGGACGTGAAAGGCCTTCACCCCCTCTCCTGCCGCCGGAGCGCAGGCCGCTCGCCTCGCCATGGAGCAATCAACGACGTAATCTCAAGAGCTCTCAACGCTGCTGGCTTCCCCAACGTGCTTGAACCAGTTGGATTGGACAGGGGGGACGGCAAACGCCCGGACGGGATGACCACCTTCCCATTCCGGAATAGCAATTTCCTGATCTGGGACGCCACGTGCGCAGACACGTGGTCCCCATCCGCTCTACCGTCATCTGCTTCTTCTTCCGGCTCGGTCGCGGCCGTGGCGGAAGCCCGCAAAGTAGAAAAGTACAAGAATCTTGCCACTCGGCATTCCTTCGTGCCTGTGGCTCTTGAGACATCAGGCGCTTCCGGCCCGCAGACCTCATGCTTCCTAAAAGACCTCGGTATCCTCATCGCTCGGAAGAAGATGGATGCTCGCGAGTCCTCTTGGTTGAGGCAGAGGATCTCACTCACAATCGTGCGCGGGAACGCGCAAGCAATCCGTTCGGCTGGGTTAATTTAGTTAACTgacaattgttttgttattttattttattttaaaaaaaaaaaagtaataaagctaatcaatgaatattttagtctgctacaatattttaattaattcgtcGATCATTACTTAATTCTAAAAAAATTCTGTTCAACATTTTCCCATGCTCAGTGACGTTTGATTCTGCCCAGATATTAGAATAAAGGTTTCTTATCTATATTCCCCGTTTGTGACAGCGTGCCTTCTATAACGATTTCAATTCATTTAATTAACTGTTCGTGATTAAACAAAAAATGATCTTGAATGAGTtagcaattaacagattttgaaaaacactttaaaagttatttaatttgtatatgtaacaaaaattatttgtgtttttattttatttttttaataaaaacaaagaaatagaagaaaagcgTAAAGTGCCAGCGGcaaggacgcagtgtgcgttgccgCGAACAATGGCCAGAccgatgcgctggcggaaccagaggcCTTCTCTCGGGTCCTTGAGCTTCCTCCCAGTGGACTGCCCGACCTCGTCGAGGAACAATTGTTTAGTTAAGTTAaatttttatagtttgtaagttaataaagttattttttggttaaattttttatttttagcttaAATAATTGATTTGAAGTTGAAAAATGAACTTCCATGCAAATTGAATTTTTGGTGTTAAAAAAGAGGCGTTTCCTTTTTATGCCCCATGGAACCACTGAGGGTTGCACTTACCAATTctccttatttgtttatttgttttattacctGACTTTCTTAGCCTGTAGCATTTTACTGTAGAATGAAAGCAGGTTTTTATAAATTCCTATCCATATGGCCATATGGCcataaataatttactttaaattatAAGTAAACAAGCTAATCAATGACAGTTTTAGTCtgctccaatattttaattaattcgtgAATCATTAGTCAATTCTACCAAATTCTCTTCAACATTTTCCCATTTTCAGTGACGTTTGATTCTGCTCAGATATTAGAATTAAGGTTTCTTATCTATATTCCCTGTTTGTGACAGCGTGCCTTCTATTCATGATCGACTGACCACTCAAGTCATGCATGTATAATTATAGGGAACAAACATTTGTTGCTTATTAAGTCCTTTGATATCGTTTAAAAACATTACATTAATGGAATTCTGGTGTGAAATAAGAATTGTATATCCATTACTCAGTTCAATAGCATTAGAGAAGTTAATTCCATTTCATACAACATATCTGTGTGAAACGGCAATGTCACATCGTGCATATTTAAAGTCAAATTATTGAAATCGTCTTAAAGTAGAAGATGATAAAGCCAAACATTGatattttaatctctaaaatGGAAGTACAAAAATGCCATTAGGCAGtttaattacatataaatttttattaacaaGATTTGATTTGCCAGCCgcaaaaagaaaactttaaagAAAGAACAAGGAAGTTAATCATTTCAAATTATTGAGTCCTTGTCTTTTAggttttctttttagttgttgTGCGGCGGTAACAACGGTAGGGCGCTCATGATGTCCCATCCAAAAGTTCATTCATGTTTGGAATCTGTATGTGGTGAGATGTCATGACGGCGTCACTTGTCATAAAATTCACTCAGACCCAATCGGAGCTTCCTGCACAGGCAgccgctgggaatcgaacccttGACCAATGAGATTACTAGCAAATTCTAGACCACTTTTACTTATTAAGAAcaagaatgtttttttaatttttaaaaagtcaaaaataaatttCTGACAGCAATAAAATATGAAGATTTTGTCAACTTTTGCGAATCCGTTTTTGTAaaggaagttttaaaaaattcattttaaaatgcaTCTTTATGATAAGATTTATGTACTTGTGCATCTCATGCATCACAAAATAGGGgtctaaataaaaaaatataattacttcATTTAAAACCGTAGATTCACAAGTaccaaaattttctttaaataattatttttgagaCTTCTGAGGTCTTTGGACGCAAGTCGCTTTGTTTCCTACGCGGTTTGGGGAGAAGAATCGCC encodes:
- the LOC115231717 gene encoding mitochondrial dicarboxylate carrier-like, producing MIKLFGNVIRENNVSGLYNGLSASLFRQGTYSLTRFAIYETFKEKISQKTNKPLLFYQKVCLAGFSGFVGGIVGNPGDMVNVRMQNDMRLPIPSYKHVFDGLVRVLREEGTFKVFNGVTMTSTRGLFITIGQISIYEQVKEMLLKTKYFNDNTLLHFISSFVAVVHLDYCREQWQR
- the LOC115231718 gene encoding uncharacterized protein LOC115231718, producing MINKALIEYTSNNIPASIEDISSLIYSAQCVYQQISSKLTFKSNWKQKIQNKIESLMENDRLISKHFMSTTKDEERKKAVDILCSYNYKKSKRGEFERISSTINDQIKILNKKLSVSDSRRQYGIDNRNFELNRRSFYRKLNPNSDNKQIAGFDSSECLKFWGDVWKKRDKTDLGLGVNKRVTGVEDNAPDVSDEFISNLIEYLPNWKAPGCDAVYNFFIKKLDSLHKFLFQEIRNIINGVSQPQGWFYTGITFLIPKKANSVDPKDLRPITCMPCLYKLVTKCVNEKIAVYADTYDLITEFQLGSKRHCQGAKELALLNRRVNEVYGNKLLCAWIDVKKAFDSVSHEFLFEVLENSGLPKWITKFMMSIIPNWRVSLRLGKELLGTVNIDRGILQGDSLSPQLFVLVLDPLSRILSLKYPSMSINTGEDKSLTFSTNHFLFIDDLKLFAQKEETLARMMEDVNIYFKLAGLEKNFEKSATNCYLLRNEATLMDGLDSYRYLGVLEDRCSNVLKEDVLKNIKEEMQKRIGRLSETKLNAVNLFRAINEHALSLINYYIGLLNLEPSCFEEMDKFVRKLLADLKIHMKPACKERLYLPRDTLGRGLVSVAFKAEKMLLDFKTNLERRKLISLRKAAILWAEQKRKTHMATITEFLHCKYGTTTLDEIAKSLRDLQIESLLLSIKKKRLHSKLFESLENNTFDIPTSSTWLKKGNISPKSEAMLSFLQDRNVFFRNSDEKCPHCKSSPKTVDHLATRCSRMLNSDYTRRHNEIVRCVHMHLCRRFGMKKSKRLKNHSVQSIMSNSSAEIRVDTTIPTELKIQYNKPDIFLYDKKENLIWIIEVGVTSIDNLKSVEVEKMHKYDILASELQLIHKAKVKIVPIVLT